From the Mycobacteriales bacterium genome, the window GTGGTGCGGCAGGCCCGCTGGAGCAGCTCTACCTGGCGGGCCATCTCCGGGGGCAGCGTGCCCAGGCCGGTCAGCTCGATCAGATCGGCCGCGGCTTCCATCGCGTCCATCACGTCGTCGAGGTTGGAGGCGAGGGTGTAGATGTCCTCCCGGTCGAACGGGGTGACGAAGCTGGTGTTGAGCTGGCGGAAGATCTGGTGCGTCGTGCTGTCGCCGGCGTGTTCGTGGTCCCGGAGCCGGATGGCGAGCTGCTCGCGGTTGGCACTCTCGTTGAGGAACTCGGCGAGGACGTCGGCCGCCGCCACCAGGTTGTTGGCCGCAGCGGTGAACATCTCGTAGAAGCTGTCGTCTTTGGGGCTCAGGCGCAGGCGCACGAGGGATGCTCCGGAAGAGAATGCGGCATGTCTCGCGGATCGTACGGGCAGGGACGGTTGCCGGCTGTCCCCGGCCCCCGGGCCCGCG encodes:
- a CDS encoding DUF47 family protein is translated as MRLRLSPKDDSFYEMFTAAANNLVAAADVLAEFLNESANREQLAIRLRDHEHAGDSTTHQIFRQLNTSFVTPFDREDIYTLASNLDDVMDAMEAAADLIELTGLGTLPPEMARQVELLQRACRTTAEAMPRLRTMKELEPFWIEVNRVENEADKLYRRLLSRLFSGDYDALTVMKLKEVADQLEEAADALEHVANAVETIAVKES